In a genomic window of Gemmatimonadota bacterium:
- a CDS encoding TAXI family TRAP transporter solute-binding subunit encodes MRYKALLIFAVALFIGCGAPQDREDKFLSVGTAPPGGAFFVVGGAIAQVVNDHMPWEVSAEATKGTQENIRRLSSGELDFALANAAISYFAVRGEGAWGEKQNINAVMTLAPNVALFIAPQSAGVNGLGDLKGKRVVVGPAGAGFEYFLRPILNAHGVTYDDFTPLHNTQAGTVDMLADGSAAAAFLGGAVPTASITQASASQDIYFIPYDESAKQSLFETYPFFFAATIPANTYRGQAEDFAGMNVGSMHLITRASLSEDTVYNFTKTLYERREEVVKKHPAGKAINPKNIVRDTGTPFHPGAIKYFKEIGIWQD; translated from the coding sequence ATGCGGTACAAAGCGTTACTCATCTTCGCGGTAGCCCTATTTATTGGATGTGGCGCGCCTCAGGATCGAGAGGATAAATTTCTCAGTGTGGGCACGGCGCCGCCTGGTGGCGCGTTTTTTGTCGTGGGGGGGGCGATTGCCCAGGTTGTCAACGATCACATGCCCTGGGAGGTTTCTGCCGAGGCGACCAAAGGTACGCAGGAGAATATTCGCCGCCTTTCGAGCGGAGAATTGGATTTTGCGCTGGCCAATGCCGCGATCTCCTATTTTGCCGTGCGCGGAGAAGGCGCGTGGGGAGAGAAACAGAATATCAATGCGGTTATGACATTGGCGCCAAATGTCGCGCTTTTTATTGCGCCACAAAGCGCGGGTGTCAATGGTTTGGGTGACCTCAAGGGCAAGCGCGTTGTCGTTGGGCCAGCGGGTGCGGGATTTGAGTATTTCTTAAGACCCATCCTGAATGCGCACGGGGTCACTTATGACGATTTCACACCGCTTCACAATACGCAGGCGGGAACGGTTGACATGCTCGCCGATGGATCGGCTGCGGCTGCTTTTTTAGGGGGCGCAGTGCCCACGGCTTCTATCACTCAGGCCAGCGCGTCTCAGGATATTTATTTTATTCCCTACGATGAGTCGGCCAAACAAAGCCTTTTTGAGACCTATCCCTTCTTTTTTGCCGCAACGATTCCCGCCAATACGTACCGGGGACAAGCAGAGGATTTCGCCGGGATGAATGTCGGTTCTATGCATCTCATCACGCGGGCGAGTTTGAGCGAGGATACGGTTTACAATTTTACCAAAACGCTCTATGAACGCCGTGAGGAAGTCGTAAAAAAACACCCGGCAGGCAAGGCGATAAATCCGAAAAATATCGTTCGAGATACAGGGACGCCTTTTCATCCGGGTGCGATAAAATATTTCAAGGAAATTGGTATCTGGCAGGATTAA